The window TTTTCACACATGCGCACAGATACATGTATGCCATTTCATCCATCGATCGATGCAACACGGTTATTCACGATCGAGCTATTTTTAAAGTTACACGTCCACTCCCCCAGTGATCAGAGTGGGGCAGTGCGGGCTGCCGTGGATGGTTTCCAAGTTGCACTCATCCGGGTCGACAAGGCCCATGGTGTACTTCCTCGTAAACCTTGGGCAACTGGGCATGTCCTGGAGTAGGCCGCCCTCGAACACACCCTGCGGAGTTTCTGCCCCATCCATGAGGATGCGCAGCGCCTCGCACCGGCAGTATGCTGGGATGCGCGACAACTGGTTGCAACACCGTCTCTTCAACATCCCGACGGAGGCGTACACGGGCCCTATGCTGCATATTTTAGTGGACAAAAGGTCGCGGCATGCTTGTAGTGGGTTGTATGGAATGTCTGACCCTGGAATGCACTGAGTCCCGACGGTGGCCGAGGTTGCGGCGAGTACGGCGAGGAGGACGGCGGCCGAGAGGATGAGCTGAGACATGAATGCCATTCGGGCGCCCCCGCGTGTCGATCTCGTGAAAAACGTCTTGATCTCGTCCCCCTCGTGTCGCCCCCGCGGGCGACCCagggggaaccctagccgccgtccTCTCGTCCCTCCTCCCGCCTCCACCTCCCCTCGCCTCCGTCCGCAGCGCCGCCGGGCAAAGCTTGGCTggctgggcggcggcggggcgtatCT is drawn from Triticum dicoccoides isolate Atlit2015 ecotype Zavitan chromosome 4A, WEW_v2.0, whole genome shotgun sequence and contains these coding sequences:
- the LOC119289127 gene encoding alpha-amylase/trypsin inhibitor-like, with the translated sequence MAFMSQLILSAAVLLAVLAATSATVGTQCIPGSDIPYNPLQACRDLLSTKICSIGPVYASVGMLKRRCCNQLSRIPAYCRCEALRILMDGAETPQGVFEGGLLQDMPSCPRFTRKYTMGLVDPDECNLETIHGSPHCPTLITGGVDV